A section of the Paenibacillus yonginensis genome encodes:
- the tsaE gene encoding tRNA (adenosine(37)-N6)-threonylcarbamoyltransferase complex ATPase subunit type 1 TsaE — protein MNKTSAQLVYRAGRLEDTQRLAARLAGLAAPGTVIVLDGDLGAGKTAFSQAFAKALAVKEQVNSPTFTIIKEYAGRLPFYHMDVYRLSLEEADELGLDDYFFGDGVTLVEWGSLIEELLPDSRIHLYMEVAESGERQIYIYGQGEPYRAWSADLKENGV, from the coding sequence ATCAATAAAACATCTGCGCAGCTTGTCTACCGGGCGGGCAGGCTGGAGGATACACAGCGGCTGGCAGCCAGGCTGGCCGGGCTTGCGGCACCGGGGACGGTGATCGTGCTGGACGGCGATCTAGGAGCCGGGAAGACGGCTTTCTCCCAGGCTTTTGCCAAAGCGCTGGCCGTCAAGGAGCAGGTGAACAGTCCTACTTTTACCATTATCAAGGAATACGCAGGCAGGCTGCCTTTTTATCATATGGACGTATATCGCTTGTCCTTGGAAGAAGCTGACGAGCTTGGACTGGATGACTATTTCTTCGGAGACGGCGTAACGCTTGTGGAATGGGGCAGCCTGATCGAGGAGCTGCTTCCGGATTCCAGAATTCATTTATATATGGAAGTTGCGGAGTCCGGGGAACGGCAGATTTATATTTACGGGCAGGGAGAGCCGTATAGGGCCTGGTCGGCGGATCTGAAAGAAAATGGGGTATAA
- the tsaB gene encoding tRNA (adenosine(37)-N6)-threonylcarbamoyltransferase complex dimerization subunit type 1 TsaB yields MEQHNQKARRYLVMDTSTATLCTAVMDGARVLAENNLLAQRGHAELLMPAVQQVLQASGTSQRELAGIIAGVGPGSYTGIRIAVAAGKSLAWALGIPVVGISSLEMLALGAWAQGAGLTAGDLIPAAEGRGGAAGSAQAAEWVVPLMDARRGQVYTALFEAAPGSLTRRLEPDGIRLMADWTGSLAALWAALPPEARPSVVTFAGDTDKHAAAAEALRPLLGDALRIAGYAPEGAWGGLLGAARLLRGERDEAHQLQPNYTQLTEAEVNKLQGL; encoded by the coding sequence ATGGAACAGCATAATCAAAAAGCCCGTCGTTATCTGGTGATGGACACCTCGACGGCTACGCTTTGCACGGCGGTTATGGACGGCGCGCGGGTGCTTGCCGAAAACAATCTGCTGGCCCAGCGCGGCCATGCCGAACTGCTGATGCCTGCGGTACAGCAGGTCCTGCAGGCGTCGGGCACCTCGCAGCGCGAGCTTGCCGGCATTATCGCCGGTGTCGGACCCGGCTCATATACCGGGATCCGGATTGCCGTAGCAGCCGGCAAAAGCCTGGCCTGGGCGCTTGGCATCCCGGTCGTCGGCATCTCCAGCCTGGAGATGCTGGCGCTCGGAGCCTGGGCGCAGGGCGCAGGCCTGACTGCCGGGGATTTGATCCCGGCAGCGGAAGGGCGCGGCGGCGCGGCGGGGTCTGCGCAAGCCGCCGAATGGGTCGTGCCGCTAATGGATGCGCGGCGCGGCCAGGTTTATACGGCGCTGTTTGAAGCAGCGCCGGGCAGTCTCACCCGCCGGCTCGAGCCGGACGGCATCCGCCTGATGGCGGATTGGACGGGCAGCCTGGCGGCCCTTTGGGCCGCGCTGCCGCCGGAAGCGCGGCCGTCCGTGGTGACGTTTGCCGGCGACACGGACAAACATGCCGCAGCTGCGGAAGCGCTGCGGCCCCTGCTCGGCGATGCGCTGCGCATCGCCGGATACGCGCCGGAGGGCGCGTGGGGCGGGCTGCTGGGCGCGGCCCGGCTGCTTCGCGGCGAACGGGACGAGGCTCATCAGCTTCAGCCGAATTATACCCAACTGACGGAAGCCGAAGTGAACAAACTTCAGGGATTGTAG
- the rimI gene encoding ribosomal protein S18-alanine N-acetyltransferase, whose product MESENSRTNQACKDEIVFRPMLMEDIPDIMIIEHESFTLPWSSDAFRNELTHNQFARYLVMERNGAPIGYAGMWTVLDEAHITNIAVRTAHRGQHLGELLLRQLMTYAWELGMIRMTLEVRVSNNVAQSLYEKLGFRGIGMRKGYYSDNGEDALIMWCDLSDKMKAEGGREGSETKW is encoded by the coding sequence ATGGAGAGCGAAAATAGCCGGACGAATCAGGCATGCAAGGACGAAATTGTTTTTCGCCCCATGTTGATGGAAGATATTCCCGACATCATGATTATTGAACACGAATCCTTTACCTTGCCCTGGTCGAGCGATGCCTTCCGCAACGAGCTGACGCACAATCAGTTCGCCCGTTACCTGGTGATGGAGCGGAACGGAGCCCCCATCGGGTACGCTGGCATGTGGACGGTGCTGGATGAAGCGCATATTACGAATATTGCCGTGAGGACGGCCCATCGCGGCCAGCATCTGGGCGAGCTGCTGCTCCGCCAGCTGATGACTTACGCCTGGGAGCTGGGGATGATCCGGATGACGCTGGAGGTCCGGGTGTCCAACAATGTGGCGCAATCTTTGTATGAGAAGCTGGGTTTCCGGGGCATTGGCATGCGTAAAGGGTATTATTCGGATAACGGGGAAGATGCACTTATTATGTGGTGTGATTTATCGGACAAGATGAAAGCTGAAGGCGGCAGGGAAGGAAGCGAAACCAAGTGGTAG
- the tsaD gene encoding tRNA (adenosine(37)-N6)-threonylcarbamoyltransferase complex transferase subunit TsaD produces MLAVETSCDETSASVVKNGREVLSNIISSQIDTHRAFGGVVPEVASRKHVEVITLIMEEALEKAGIKPDALSAVAVTQGPGLVGALLVGVVAAKSFAFALDKPLIATHHIAGHIYANRLVRELRYPCVALVVSGGHTELVLMEREGHFRLIGRTRDDAVGEAYDKVARAIGFPYPGGPFVDKAALESPAAADLPRVWLEPDSYDFSFSGLKSAVLNLVNRSKMKGETPDYGAIARGFQESVIEVLVEKAIRAVRSTSAQQLLLCGGVAANKGLRAALTGRCEREGVELIIPPLAYCTDNAAMIGAAAYLKWQSGEYADLSLKAEPGLSLEAWSVE; encoded by the coding sequence ATTCTGGCGGTGGAGACAAGCTGCGACGAAACTTCGGCCTCCGTGGTCAAGAACGGCCGCGAGGTGTTAAGCAACATCATCTCCAGCCAGATCGACACGCACCGTGCATTCGGCGGCGTTGTCCCTGAAGTTGCTTCCCGCAAGCATGTGGAAGTGATTACGCTCATTATGGAGGAAGCGCTTGAGAAAGCCGGAATCAAGCCGGACGCCTTGTCGGCTGTAGCCGTTACTCAAGGACCTGGTTTGGTCGGCGCTTTGCTTGTCGGCGTAGTGGCAGCCAAAAGTTTTGCATTTGCGCTGGACAAGCCGCTGATTGCCACGCACCATATCGCGGGGCACATTTACGCCAACCGGCTCGTCCGCGAGCTGCGTTATCCTTGTGTGGCGCTGGTGGTGTCGGGCGGACATACGGAACTGGTGCTCATGGAACGGGAAGGCCATTTCCGGTTGATTGGCCGGACCCGGGATGATGCCGTGGGCGAAGCTTATGACAAGGTTGCCCGGGCGATCGGCTTCCCATATCCGGGAGGCCCCTTCGTGGACAAGGCGGCTTTGGAATCGCCGGCGGCGGCGGACCTGCCCCGCGTCTGGCTGGAGCCGGACTCTTATGATTTCAGCTTCAGCGGCCTGAAGTCGGCGGTGCTGAATCTGGTCAACCGCAGTAAAATGAAAGGCGAAACGCCGGATTATGGCGCGATCGCCCGCGGTTTTCAGGAATCGGTGATCGAGGTGCTTGTGGAAAAAGCGATCCGCGCCGTGCGTTCCACTTCGGCGCAGCAGCTGCTGCTGTGCGGCGGTGTTGCCGCCAACAAAGGGCTGCGCGCCGCGTTGACGGGGCGCTGCGAGCGGGAAGGCGTGGAGCTGATTATTCCGCCCCTCGCCTACTGCACGGATAACGCCGCCATGATCGGCGCGGCGGCTTATCTGAAATGGCAAAGCGGCGAATATGCCGATTTGAGCCTGAAAGCCGAACCCGGCCTGTCGCTGGAAGCGTGGTCGGTGGAATAA
- a CDS encoding GNAT family N-acetyltransferase, giving the protein MKIRLAVAGDEPGIAAVHVDSWRTTYKGLVPDSYLDGLSYGQRTELWKRNLAYPGVRVLVAEDSEGRIIGFISGGPAQPDPADNQTAAQASGLSYDAELTAFYLLEDAQGQGTGRKLVSALFRHLARDGLKAAHVWVLEENKARTFYEHLGAVVTERETIEIGGKALMELGLVWSEQDFAVIRDTGGAAE; this is encoded by the coding sequence ATGAAGATCAGGCTGGCGGTTGCAGGGGATGAACCCGGTATAGCGGCTGTGCATGTAGACTCCTGGAGAACAACATACAAGGGTCTTGTGCCTGATTCTTATCTGGATGGTCTTAGTTACGGGCAGCGGACAGAGCTGTGGAAACGGAATTTGGCTTATCCCGGCGTCCGGGTGCTGGTGGCCGAAGACTCTGAAGGACGCATCATCGGCTTTATTTCGGGAGGTCCGGCCCAACCTGATCCTGCAGACAATCAAACCGCAGCGCAAGCTTCCGGGCTTTCTTATGATGCGGAGCTGACGGCTTTTTACCTCCTGGAAGATGCGCAAGGCCAGGGCACAGGCCGGAAGCTGGTCAGCGCGTTGTTCAGGCATTTGGCTCGGGACGGCTTGAAGGCTGCTCATGTTTGGGTGCTTGAAGAGAACAAAGCCAGAACCTTTTACGAGCATCTCGGAGCCGTCGTGACGGAGCGGGAAACCATCGAAATCGGCGGGAAAGCTTTGATGGAGCTGGGACTTGTCTGGAGCGAGCAGGATTTTGCAGTTATTCGGGATACAGGCGGGGCCGCAGAATGA
- a CDS encoding TRM11 family SAM-dependent methyltransferase: MKQLPPQSEEINPLNGTNPAASSWLYTYACHEDERELCALELRLLLGEHPGRRHVESRLQVAPERSPFLHERLAVQLEAETLEELEEKVGVFPFDLDGATFKIRYLDADQTETYEGKRALERRIGARIEGKADMKRPDRLYGLAYSKGRWVFGACAAGESVWLKHSSKPRQYSTALSTRVARAVVNIAAPRIEGLKLVDPCCGIGTVLIEALSMGIEAEGFDLNPLAVSGARENLKHFGFPEEAVHPADMRQLEGRYDVLILDLPYNLCSVLPEEELLDMLRSARRLAPKAIILTIEDILPAFGKSGWTLKEACSIYKGRFSRQLLIAE, from the coding sequence ATGAAACAACTTCCACCCCAATCGGAGGAGATAAACCCGCTCAACGGAACAAATCCGGCAGCCAGCTCTTGGCTCTACACTTATGCGTGTCATGAGGATGAGCGGGAGTTGTGCGCACTAGAGCTGCGTTTGCTGCTTGGAGAACACCCGGGCCGGCGTCATGTGGAAAGCCGCTTGCAGGTTGCTCCGGAGCGCAGTCCTTTTCTTCATGAAAGACTGGCAGTCCAGCTCGAGGCCGAAACGCTGGAGGAACTGGAAGAAAAGGTTGGCGTGTTTCCGTTTGATCTGGATGGAGCAACCTTCAAGATTCGTTATCTGGACGCCGATCAGACTGAAACCTATGAGGGCAAAAGAGCGCTTGAACGGCGCATCGGAGCGCGGATTGAAGGCAAAGCCGACATGAAACGTCCGGACCGGCTGTATGGCCTGGCTTACTCTAAAGGGCGCTGGGTGTTCGGTGCCTGTGCGGCCGGGGAGTCTGTCTGGCTGAAACACAGCAGCAAACCCCGGCAGTATTCAACGGCGCTCAGTACAAGGGTAGCGCGGGCCGTCGTCAATATTGCAGCGCCCCGCATAGAGGGGCTGAAGCTTGTTGATCCATGCTGCGGTATCGGCACCGTCTTGATTGAAGCTTTGTCGATGGGGATCGAAGCGGAAGGATTTGACCTCAACCCGCTCGCCGTGAGCGGGGCCCGGGAGAACCTGAAGCACTTCGGCTTTCCGGAGGAGGCCGTTCATCCGGCGGATATGCGGCAGCTGGAAGGGCGATATGACGTATTGATTCTTGATCTGCCTTATAATTTATGTTCGGTTCTGCCGGAGGAGGAGCTGCTGGATATGCTGCGCAGCGCCCGCAGACTGGCGCCGAAAGCGATCATTTTAACTATTGAGGATATTTTGCCGGCATTTGGGAAATCAGGATGGACCCTAAAGGAAGCCTGCAGCATTTATAAGGGCCGCTTCTCAAGACAGCTGCTGATCGCAGAGTAG
- a CDS encoding metallophosphoesterase family protein — MEKMAVISDIHGNMPALKAVLKDIEERGIQRIFCLGDLVGKGPHGDLAVDLIKEKCEIVVSGNWDEFIREPSDIDIVTWNQDKLGTSRLAYLKSLPFCIEFMMSGRLVRLFHASPRSLYERIYPWDEQGKRESLFEPSANCRVQKPADVAGYGDIHTAFLQHLENGRTLFNTGSVGNSLDMVQASYVIMEGEYGAHEAAPFGLQFVRVPYDVEEAIREAEERGMPQLEPYAIELRTGQYRGKFKA; from the coding sequence ATGGAGAAAATGGCGGTTATTTCGGACATCCATGGCAATATGCCTGCTTTGAAGGCAGTGCTAAAGGATATAGAGGAGCGGGGGATTCAGCGGATTTTCTGCCTCGGCGATCTGGTCGGGAAAGGACCGCACGGTGATCTCGCCGTTGATCTGATCAAGGAGAAATGCGAGATCGTCGTATCCGGTAACTGGGATGAATTCATTCGCGAACCGAGTGATATCGACATCGTGACCTGGAATCAGGACAAGCTGGGAACCAGTCGGCTGGCGTATTTGAAGTCTTTGCCCTTTTGCATCGAGTTTATGATGAGCGGCCGGCTTGTCCGGCTGTTTCACGCATCGCCGAGAAGTTTATATGAACGGATTTACCCCTGGGATGAGCAGGGGAAAAGAGAGTCCTTATTTGAGCCGTCCGCAAACTGCCGGGTTCAGAAGCCTGCTGATGTGGCCGGCTACGGCGATATTCATACCGCCTTCCTGCAGCATCTGGAGAATGGCAGAACTTTGTTTAACACCGGCAGTGTGGGCAATTCACTTGATATGGTCCAGGCCTCCTATGTGATCATGGAAGGCGAATACGGCGCGCACGAAGCAGCGCCGTTTGGCCTGCAGTTCGTCCGTGTGCCTTATGATGTGGAGGAAGCGATCCGCGAGGCGGAAGAAAGAGGCATGCCGCAATTGGAGCCTTATGCGATCGAGCTCCGCACCGGACAATATAGGGGGAAATTTAAGGCTTAA
- a CDS encoding MFS transporter: protein MGFIQTARWELNRWSGNIKLFFLANILYQIGTGMFGVLYNLYIQELGYNDAMNGRVVSIQSLATAFLFVPIGLWGDRASRKKILIIGAMFSGAAFLLRSFISGEAGLIGLAVFTGLFASFFQVLSIPFLAENVKPKDRLRMFSYFSSLVLASQVIGSMGGGLLADGLQAAGFSTLASLQTVLALGGSATFAAFIPMLFVRERSSKGQALADQDAKDPSSTVAAENGSGSSSAKRAEESQTTGEFKTIGKFVAAQLLIGFGSGLVVPYLNLYFTNRFSASLSLMGILISLGQVMTIVSMLIGPTLARKVGQVKAVVIFQMLSLPFLLLTGFTHWFAVAAVSFLFRQALMNAANPIQSSIMIDRIADNRRGIANSLTQTAFMLGWATMGPVQSWLVTGYGSYWGYAITFSITGCLYVVASLLYFFMFRKTSPADARSAVEM from the coding sequence ATGGGTTTTATTCAAACAGCCAGATGGGAACTGAATAGATGGTCCGGCAATATCAAATTGTTTTTCCTTGCCAATATTTTATATCAAATCGGCACCGGCATGTTTGGTGTCCTCTATAATTTATACATACAAGAGCTTGGCTACAACGATGCGATGAACGGCAGGGTTGTCAGCATTCAATCGCTGGCCACCGCCTTCCTGTTCGTTCCGATCGGCCTTTGGGGCGACCGGGCCAGCCGCAAGAAGATCCTGATTATCGGCGCAATGTTCAGCGGCGCCGCTTTCCTGCTCCGCTCCTTCATCTCCGGCGAAGCCGGCTTGATCGGTCTGGCCGTGTTCACCGGCTTGTTCGCTTCTTTTTTCCAGGTGTTGTCCATTCCGTTTCTGGCTGAGAACGTAAAACCAAAGGACCGCCTGCGCATGTTCAGTTATTTCTCTTCGCTGGTCCTTGCCTCCCAAGTAATCGGCAGCATGGGCGGCGGACTGCTGGCGGACGGCCTTCAGGCCGCAGGCTTCAGCACGCTGGCGAGTCTGCAGACCGTGCTTGCTTTGGGCGGCAGCGCAACCTTCGCCGCTTTTATCCCCATGCTGTTTGTACGCGAGCGCTCTTCTAAAGGACAAGCTCTTGCAGACCAGGACGCAAAGGATCCCAGTTCGACCGTTGCTGCGGAGAACGGCTCAGGCTCCAGCAGCGCTAAGAGGGCTGAAGAAAGCCAAACAACAGGCGAATTCAAAACGATCGGCAAGTTTGTGGCGGCCCAGCTGCTGATCGGCTTCGGTTCCGGTCTGGTTGTTCCTTACCTGAACCTTTATTTTACGAACCGCTTCTCGGCTTCGCTGTCGCTGATGGGCATTCTGATTTCACTCGGCCAAGTGATGACCATTGTGTCCATGCTGATCGGTCCTACGCTGGCGAGGAAGGTCGGCCAAGTCAAAGCGGTGGTGATCTTTCAAATGCTGTCGCTGCCTTTCCTGCTGCTGACCGGCTTCACGCATTGGTTCGCCGTGGCGGCGGTAAGCTTCCTGTTCCGGCAGGCGCTTATGAATGCAGCGAACCCGATTCAGTCCTCGATCATGATCGACCGGATCGCCGACAACCGGCGGGGCATAGCCAACTCCCTCACTCAGACGGCCTTTATGCTGGGCTGGGCTACTATGGGACCGGTTCAATCCTGGCTGGTAACCGGCTACGGCAGCTATTGGGGATATGCGATTACGTTCAGCATTACCGGCTGCCTGTATGTCGTCGCGTCCCTCCTGTATTTCTTTATGTTCCGTAAAACTTCACCGGCAGATGCACGCAGCGCAGTGGAGATGTAA
- the msrA gene encoding peptide-methionine (S)-S-oxide reductase MsrA, producing the protein MEDKKLETATFAGGCFWCMVKPFDQLPGIISIVSGYTGGHTDNPTYEEVGMETTGHAEAVQIVFNPEIFPYERLLDIYWQLIDPTDSGGQFMDRGASYRTAIFTHNEDQRLKAEASKQALEASGRFKGKIVTEIVPAGPFYRAEEVHQNYHNTHRNDYNLYYEASGREAFTEKHWRSAKDLERLRRQLTPLQFEVTQHGASEPAYDNAFWNNTREGLYVDVINGDPLFSSMDQFDAGTGRPNFSQPLNEGLIRKEADYSGGQVKVVLKSRLSGARLGYWGRSEVSPTGFQFEVNSAALRFIPKEDLEEAGYGAYASLFPKG; encoded by the coding sequence ATGGAAGACAAGAAGCTTGAAACCGCGACCTTCGCGGGAGGCTGTTTCTGGTGTATGGTCAAGCCGTTTGATCAGCTGCCGGGCATTATTTCGATTGTATCGGGATATACGGGCGGACATACGGACAACCCGACCTATGAAGAGGTGGGGATGGAGACAACCGGTCATGCAGAAGCTGTGCAAATCGTCTTTAATCCCGAGATCTTCCCGTATGAGCGGCTGCTGGACATCTATTGGCAGCTCATTGATCCTACGGATAGCGGCGGTCAATTCATGGACCGGGGCGCCTCTTATCGGACGGCGATTTTTACGCATAACGAAGACCAGCGCTTGAAAGCCGAGGCGTCCAAGCAGGCGTTGGAGGCCAGTGGACGTTTTAAAGGGAAGATTGTTACCGAAATCGTGCCGGCGGGTCCTTTTTACCGGGCTGAGGAGGTCCATCAGAATTACCACAATACGCACCGGAACGATTACAATCTGTATTACGAGGCTTCCGGGCGGGAGGCCTTTACCGAGAAACACTGGCGCAGTGCCAAGGATCTGGAGCGGCTGCGCAGGCAGCTGACTCCCCTTCAATTTGAAGTGACCCAGCATGGGGCCAGCGAACCAGCTTATGACAATGCCTTCTGGAACAACACTCGGGAAGGTTTATATGTCGATGTCATCAACGGGGATCCGTTATTTAGTTCCATGGATCAATTTGATGCGGGGACGGGGCGGCCAAACTTCAGCCAGCCGCTGAACGAAGGGCTGATCCGCAAAGAAGCCGATTACAGCGGCGGCCAGGTGAAGGTTGTGCTGAAGAGCCGGTTATCCGGTGCCCGCCTGGGTTATTGGGGACGCAGCGAGGTTTCGCCAACCGGCTTTCAGTTTGAGGTAAACTCAGCTGCGCTGCGGTTTATTCCGAAAGAAGATCTGGAAGAAGCCGGTTACGGGGCGTATGCCTCGCTTTTTCCCAAAGGCTGA
- a CDS encoding DUF3889 domain-containing protein, with product MMSLPVMIWHSVLTLFVHLFTPAAIAASTLHFDDPAYAKWGQLAVKQAQTKYEASVIDYLHIGRYSVSPTVSEERFKLWLKKKGRIWCLRICPV from the coding sequence ATGATGTCTTTGCCCGTCATGATCTGGCATTCGGTCCTGACCTTGTTCGTTCATCTGTTCACACCCGCTGCGATTGCCGCCTCTACCCTTCACTTCGATGATCCGGCTTATGCCAAATGGGGGCAGCTGGCTGTCAAACAGGCACAAACCAAATACGAGGCTTCTGTAATCGACTATCTCCACATCGGAAGGTACTCCGTTTCACCTACGGTCAGTGAAGAAAGATTCAAGCTGTGGCTGAAGAAAAAAGGGCGAATTTGGTGTTTACGTATATGTCCGGTTTGA
- a CDS encoding rhodanese-like domain-containing protein: MSKMMYGVSHIDADELQQILEDKERGTIVIDVREPFEYEAGHIPTVPLIPMGEIAEYADDMDKEREYVFICRSGQRSLNVARYFQELGFAHIHNYEGGMLGWDKEIVQGPEKIIEDFTGMEQLERS, translated from the coding sequence ATGAGCAAAATGATGTACGGAGTTTCCCATATTGATGCGGATGAGCTGCAGCAGATTTTGGAGGATAAAGAACGCGGAACAATCGTTATAGACGTCAGGGAGCCCTTTGAATATGAAGCTGGACATATCCCAACCGTGCCGCTGATTCCAATGGGCGAAATTGCCGAATATGCGGACGATATGGATAAAGAACGGGAATACGTCTTCATCTGCCGGAGCGGACAGCGCAGCCTGAATGTGGCCCGTTATTTCCAGGAGCTCGGCTTCGCTCATATTCACAATTATGAAGGCGGAATGCTTGGCTGGGATAAGGAAATCGTCCAAGGCCCCGAGAAGATCATCGAGGATTTCACCGGCATGGAGCAGCTTGAACGCAGCTAA